A portion of the Echeneis naucrates chromosome 5, fEcheNa1.1, whole genome shotgun sequence genome contains these proteins:
- the igsf8 gene encoding immunoglobulin superfamily member 8: MMAERKATLFLILHWVLQYAVCREVTLPMGPLYRVAGFPLSLPCTVSGYEGPRTQEFEWFLYRDNSGGRQMGVVSTRDNGFPYVPFQPRVKNGEVRVERDSGDTVRLVIQRLRPEDQGKFECYTPSTDTTYQGNYSATVPVKVIPDTLQISFSRSLTGQPVPEGAELTLTCSAGIQSEQLTHLSITFGKRGRGEDSVSGAGGEGSAVREIISIDKLLGVVPGRSYKKRYSDGEITLEKRNGEAGLDVYVMKMKAVQPDDTGSYFCEASQWILDPDRSWQKIAQRTLDIGNLTVQQLAESLSVTSSPRGELTLQVGSPLILTCEVLGLPSGVNSGLLVQWMKRGSISSDEVGTGGVEVEVAQMSTNGIVSWGDDLSRASGGSVEKVAEGKYSLKLFSAQPSDTGVYRCVVSVYAGRSNPGPSTPATLTQSSEGVTVNLRTKDVQVSAVAHLPRGPLLKTGSTITLICNVTVTATGPIQTQVLWLRWPIPKPVFKKGESPSSSVAPPEPPVVEKPTFIAALMYNGVANTYINSSEVSIDRLSVVSYRLRVHSATLDDQGMYACHVEPWGQDPRGSWYSTGTKTESNAVTVYLYARAADLLLIPLVIGVASALFVGIVIIGTVTCCFMSRLARQRAQK; encoded by the exons atgaTGGCCGAGAGGAAGGCGACATTATTCCTGATTCTCCACTGGG TGCTCCAGTACGCCGTGTGTCGGGAAGTCACTCTTCCCATGGGACCCCTCTACCGTGTGGCAGGGTTCCCCCTCTCCCTGCCCTGTACTGTATCGGGATATGAAGGCCCGCGTACTCAGGAGTTTGAGTGGTTCCTGTACAGAGACAATTCTGGTGGGAGGCAGATGGGAGTGGTGTCCACCAGGGACAACGGCTTCCCCTACGTGCCGTTCCAGCCCCGGGTGAAGAATGGTGAGGTGAGGGTGGAGAGGGACTCTGGGGACACGGTCCGGCTGGTGATCCAGAGACTCCGGCCTGAAGACCAGGGAAAATTCGAGTGCTACACACCCAGCACAGACACCACCTACCAGGGGAACTACAGCGCCACAGTGCCTGTCAAAG TGATCCCTGACACCCTCCAGATCAGCTTCTCCCGCTCGCTCACTGGCCAGCCAGTGCCAGAGGGTGCTGAATTAACGCTGACCTGCTCAGCCGGCATCCAGTCGGAGCAGCTCACTCATCTGTCCATCACATTTGGGAAGCGAGGTCGGGGAGAAGATTCAGTGAGCGGAGCTGGAGGCGAGGGCAGCGCCGTGCGAGAGATTATATCCATCGACAAACTGTTGGGGGTCGTCCCCGGGCGTTCGTACAAGAAGCGCTACAGTGATGGAGAGATCACACTGGAGAAGAGGAATGGGGAGGCCGGACTGGACGTGtatgtgatgaagatgaaagcaGTGCAGCCGGATGACACTGGCTCGTATTTCTGTGAGGCCTCACAGTGGATTCTGGACCCTGATCGATCATGGCAGAAGATTGCACAGAGGACACTTGACATTGGCAATTTGACTGTTCAGCAACTAG cgGAGTCTCTTAGTGTAACTTCCTCACCCAGAGGGGAGCTGACCTTGCAGGTGGGATCTCCTCTCATCCTGACTTGTGAGGTGTTGGGGCTGCCTTCTGGGGTGAACTCAGGCCTGCTGGTTCAGTGGATGAAGAGGGGATCAATAAGCAGTGATGAAGTTGGCACCGGCGGAGTGGAG GTGGAAGTGGCCCAAATGAGCACAAATGGCATTGTAAGCTGGGGGGATGACCTCAGCAGAGCCAGTGGCGGCTCTGTGGAGAAAGTGGCAGAAGGGAAGTACTCTCTGAAGCTATTCTCAGCCCAGCCGTCTGACACGGGGGTGTATCGCTGTGTGGTGAGTGTGTACGCTGGAAGGTCCAACCCTGGCCCATCTACACCTGCAACACTCACCCAGAGCTCCGAGGGAGTCACCGTCAACCTGAGGACCAAAG ATGTACAGGTTTCAGCTGTGGCTCACCTCCCGCGGGGACCCCTGTTAAAAACAGGCAGCACCATTACTCTCATCTGCAATGTCACTGTGACAGCTACAGGTCCCATCCAGACTCAAGTGCTCTGGCTGCGGTGGCCAATCCCTAAACCGGTTTTCAAGAAAGGAGAGAGTCCATCATCCAGTGTAGCTCCTCCAGAGCCCCCTGTGGTAGAAAAACCCACATTCATTGCTGCTCTCATGTACAACGGTGTTGCAAATACCTACATCAACAGCAGTGAGGTGAGCATCGACCGCCTGTCAGTCGTCAGCTACAGACTGAGGGTCCACAGCGCAACTTTGGATGACCAGGGTATGTATGCCTGTCACGTCGAGCCCTGGGGACAGGATCCACGTGGAAGCTGGTACAGCACGGGGACCAAAACAGAGTCAAACGCTGTGACCGTCTACCTGTATGCCAGAG CTGCCgacctcctcctcatccctctGGTCATCGGCGTCGCCTCTGCCCTGTTTGTGGGCATCGTCATCATCGGGACGGTAACCTGTTGCTTCATGAGCCGCCTGGCGAGGCAGCGTGCTCAAAAATAG